A stretch of DNA from Synechococcus sp. PROS-9-1:
GCATGAAGGCACTCACCTGGAGGTCTGGATCCTGGGCTGCTAGCACCTCCCAGCGTTTGCTCAATGCGCTGAGCTCTTGTTTGGTCTCAAAGTGCCCAAGCGTGTCGGTGCTGCTCGTTGAAGTGATCACAGCGGCCGCTGGATCTGGTTGTTCTTGTTTGGCTGGTGTGATTGTTGGCGTGAGCCAGCCGGGAAGGGTGAGATCTCCGCGTTGGACAGCAGGACCTGCCAGCTTCAGGGCCGATCCTGTGATGACGCCCAGGCCCACACCCATCAGCACCAGGCGCAGCAGCAACCTCAGTGGACGCCCCCAACCTGGGGACTGTTGACTGGAACGACTGGAACGACTGGAGCCCAAGGGGGTGGAGCAGGAGAGCCTGAGGTTACGAGCGGTTGCGCCTCGCTGCCCAACGCAATTGACGCACCATGCCGCGCAACAGAGCCACTTCATCGCTGCGAATCAGGCCCCGTTGCACGAGGCCTTTCACCTTGGCCATTCTCGCCCTTGCTGTGTGCTCCAGCAGGAAGCCCACCTCGAGCAGAAGCTCTTCAGCATCGCGCAGGCAACCATCGAGCTCAGGAGCACTGGCAGGGATCTCGCTCACTGGTGCAGCTGGTTTGGCCTGCAAGCGCCGTTCTCGCTCCAACTCATGCAGCACCACAGCGACGGCATGGGAGAGGTTGAGAGACGGGTATGTGTCTCCGGTGTGCAACTTGAAAACCCGATGGCTGATCAGGAGTTCTTCGTTGGAGAGCCCTCGATCCTCCCGCCCAAACACCAGGGCCGAGCGCAGACCTTGCGTCCTACCCGTTTGAATCCAGGGCGCGATCTCCTCGGGGGATTGCAGGGGGATCTCGCCGTGATCGATGCGCCCGCAACTGGCCACCACCTGTTGACAATCCGCGACAGCCTCGAGCAACGAGGGAAAAATGGCGGCGTGTTGGAGAACGGCATCACCGTGGACGGCCATGCGCACAGCCTCTGGATCGCTGGGGTCACAGCGGGGGGCCACGAGCCTGAGATCTTCAATGTTGTAATTGGCACACAATCGAGCCACGCTGCCGACGTTGAGAGGTCCCGCCGGCTCGACCAGCACCACGGTCAATGTCAAGACAGTGTTTTGAGATAGGCGAGCAGATCAGCCATGTTTTGTGGCTCGATTTCAAAGCGGGGCATCGGCGGTGTTTCACCACTCACCACCTGGTGAATGATCTGCATGTCCCTGCGCCGATCGCTCACCCCTTTCAGGCTCGGCCCAACCAGGCCCTGGCCTGCGATGCCATGGCAGCCGGCGCAATTGATGCGGAACATCTGACCACCGTGTTGCTCTGATCCTTCGAGGGCAAGCGTTGCTTTGGTGTATGGATCTTGTCGTGTGTTGCCCAGCATCCACACCAACAAGACGATGCAAGCCATCGCCGCGAGAACGGTGAGGGCCGCGATCAGCCCTCGACTCCGCTCTGGGATTGCTGCAGCAGTTGATGACGGTGCCGTCACAGAAGAGACCAGGCCATGGAACAATTGTGCTCAATCTTTTCATTGGGCGCGACGACATGATCGAACCCCTTCTTTGCGGCATTGTTTTGGGGTTGATCCCGATCACCCTGATGGGGTTGTTTGTTGCCGCTTGGAATCAGTACCGCCGGGGTAGTGCTCTGGGGGGCTGAGCAGCAAGAGGGCGCTCGTTCCATATCGTCGTTGATCCACCACCGTCCAGGGCGATGCTGCGGTCAATTTTTTATGGCGGGCGTGTTCACAGATCACTAATCCCTGGCTGGTGAGCCAGTTGCCCTCCAGCAATGCAAGCAAGGTGGGCTCATACAGCTCAGATCCATAGGGAGGATCGAAATAGGCGACATCGAACGCGGGTAGGGAGCTTGGACGGCCTGTTTGCAGCCAACTCACCAGATCACGACGGATCACTTCAACGGTTGGAGAAGGCGAACGGCCTCCAGCAATCAGCATCAGATTGTCTCGGCAGACGGAGGCTGTTTTGGGATCCTTTTCCACGGCCCAGACCCTGCTCACGCCGCGTTCGATGGCTTCGCATCCCATCACGCCGCTACCGCTGCAAAGGTCGAGCCAGGAGGCGTCCTGCAGCTCTGAGGCGAGCATGTTCATGACCGCTTCGCGCACACGGGCTGTGGTGGGCCTGGTGCTGGTCCCAACAGGACTGCGTAGGCGACGACCCCCGCTGAGACGTAGCAGGCCGCTCACGGCATCCTCACGGCATTAACGGCGCGCCCTGGTGCAGCCATTCCAGCCATCGCGACAGCAAACGCTGCCCCGTGAGGGCGGATTTTTCAGGGTGAAATTGGCAGGCCCCCAGCCGATTGCGCCAAACCGCTGCCGTGGCATGCCCTGAACCGAATTCAACGCTTGCCGCTCGATCCTGCGCTTCGTGGGGCTCAGCGGCGAATGAATGCACGAAATACATCCATT
This window harbors:
- a CDS encoding RNA methyltransferase, which codes for MTLTVVLVEPAGPLNVGSVARLCANYNIEDLRLVAPRCDPSDPEAVRMAVHGDAVLQHAAIFPSLLEAVADCQQVVASCGRIDHGEIPLQSPEEIAPWIQTGRTQGLRSALVFGREDRGLSNEELLISHRVFKLHTGDTYPSLNLSHAVAVVLHELERERRLQAKPAAPVSEIPASAPELDGCLRDAEELLLEVGFLLEHTARARMAKVKGLVQRGLIRSDEVALLRGMVRQLRWAARRNRS
- a CDS encoding cytochrome c produces the protein MTAPSSTAAAIPERSRGLIAALTVLAAMACIVLLVWMLGNTRQDPYTKATLALEGSEQHGGQMFRINCAGCHGIAGQGLVGPSLKGVSDRRRDMQIIHQVVSGETPPMPRFEIEPQNMADLLAYLKTLS
- the petG gene encoding cytochrome b6-f complex subunit V, which gives rise to MIEPLLCGIVLGLIPITLMGLFVAAWNQYRRGSALGG